One stretch of Jiangella gansuensis DSM 44835 DNA includes these proteins:
- a CDS encoding ribonucleoside-diphosphate reductase subunit alpha, translating to MSVNVVKRDGSVEPYDGYKIAAAIEAASVGLDNQVARVTQLQSELEITLFDGITSQQLDEAVVQVALQNVRDDPAFDTVAARVLLKTVYKRVLGDYEGPAELADLHRTRFPGYVAEGVAAGLLDERLATHFDLDRLAGALDPSRDDLLTYTGAVTMNNRYMINDRDGHRLEVPQFFWMRVAMGLSLNEPGTAAATSAALAFYEKMSRLDYLAAGSTLVNAGTAYAQLSNCFVMEMHDDIEHIAKSVRDVMWLTKGTGGIGLSVTKLRAEGSPIRSNNTVSTGPIPFMHTIDSTLRAVSRGGKKFGALCFYIENWHQDFQQFLDLRQNAGDPYRRVRTANTAVWISDEFMTRVANDDDWYLFDPLDVPDLPELYGAAFSRRYAEYVAAAEAGELRTFTKMKAREQFRAILISLQTTSHPWLTWKDTINNRALNNNTGTIHLSNLCTEITLPQDRDNIAVCNLASVNLSRHLVERRGEEANAARSTAGLRIDWDRLRDSVRLAVRQLDNLIDITISSVPESERSNELNRAVGLGIMGFSDVVERLGWSYESEQAYDLIDRVMEFISFHAIDQSADLARERGSYANFEGSRWSQGMVPIDTVDVAERERGVPVTVSRSSRLDWDGLRAKVRGGMRNATLMAIAPTASIGLVAGTTPGLDPRFSQLFSRATSSGKFLEVNPNLVAALKARGLWEEVREDLLRAQGDVAALPAVPADLKAVYKTSFQLSPYAFIEVAARAQKWIDQAISRNMYLETRDIGDMVDIYSAAWAKGVKTTYYLHVKPRHTAEQSTVRVNKSESLVGTGGGTAPSPGSRRGFGAATRPAPPLPVDLGETAESPSDSSQLIPRELQDQPNGRGAGAELDVVDTGHDAVACPVDPQERLQCESCQ from the coding sequence ATGAGCGTCAACGTCGTCAAACGTGACGGATCGGTCGAGCCCTACGACGGCTACAAGATCGCGGCCGCCATCGAGGCCGCCAGCGTCGGGTTGGACAACCAGGTCGCCCGCGTCACCCAACTGCAGTCCGAACTCGAGATCACCCTCTTTGACGGCATCACCAGCCAGCAGCTGGACGAGGCGGTGGTCCAGGTCGCGCTGCAGAACGTCCGCGACGACCCCGCGTTCGACACCGTCGCGGCCAGGGTCCTGCTCAAGACCGTCTACAAGCGAGTGCTGGGCGACTACGAAGGCCCTGCGGAGCTCGCCGACCTGCACCGCACGAGGTTCCCCGGCTACGTAGCGGAGGGCGTGGCCGCCGGGCTCCTCGACGAGCGGCTGGCGACTCACTTCGACCTGGACCGGCTGGCCGGCGCGCTGGACCCGTCCCGCGACGACCTGCTCACCTACACCGGTGCTGTCACCATGAACAACCGGTACATGATCAACGACCGGGACGGTCACCGCCTCGAAGTGCCGCAGTTCTTCTGGATGCGGGTGGCGATGGGCCTGTCGCTGAACGAGCCCGGAACCGCGGCCGCCACGTCCGCCGCACTGGCGTTCTACGAGAAGATGTCCCGGCTCGACTATCTCGCGGCCGGATCCACGCTGGTGAACGCCGGCACGGCGTACGCGCAACTGTCGAACTGCTTCGTCATGGAGATGCACGACGACATCGAGCACATCGCCAAGAGCGTGCGCGACGTCATGTGGCTGACGAAGGGCACCGGCGGCATCGGGCTCTCGGTGACGAAGCTGCGCGCCGAGGGCTCGCCCATCCGCAGCAACAACACCGTCTCGACCGGGCCGATCCCGTTCATGCACACCATTGACTCGACGTTGCGGGCGGTCTCGCGCGGCGGCAAGAAGTTCGGCGCGCTGTGCTTCTACATCGAGAACTGGCACCAGGACTTCCAGCAGTTCCTGGACCTGCGGCAGAACGCCGGCGACCCCTACCGCCGGGTCCGCACGGCCAACACCGCGGTCTGGATCTCCGACGAGTTCATGACCCGAGTCGCGAACGACGACGACTGGTACCTGTTCGACCCGCTCGACGTCCCGGACCTTCCCGAGCTCTATGGAGCCGCCTTCAGCCGGCGCTACGCCGAGTACGTCGCCGCCGCCGAGGCCGGGGAGCTGCGGACCTTCACCAAGATGAAGGCACGCGAGCAGTTCCGGGCCATCCTGATCAGTCTGCAGACCACCTCGCACCCCTGGCTGACCTGGAAGGACACCATCAACAACCGGGCTCTGAACAACAACACCGGCACGATCCACCTGTCCAACCTGTGCACCGAGATCACCCTGCCGCAGGACCGGGACAACATCGCCGTCTGCAACCTGGCGTCGGTGAACCTGTCCCGGCACCTCGTGGAGCGGCGAGGTGAGGAAGCGAACGCGGCCAGAAGTACAGCGGGCCTTCGTATTGATTGGGACCGGTTGCGCGACAGCGTCCGGCTGGCGGTACGCCAGTTGGACAACCTGATCGACATCACCATCTCGTCGGTGCCGGAGTCCGAGCGCTCCAACGAGCTCAACCGGGCCGTCGGCCTGGGCATCATGGGCTTCAGCGACGTCGTGGAGCGGCTCGGCTGGTCGTACGAGAGCGAGCAGGCGTACGACCTCATCGACCGGGTGATGGAGTTCATCAGCTTCCACGCCATCGACCAGAGCGCCGACCTGGCACGCGAACGCGGTTCGTACGCCAACTTCGAGGGGTCCCGGTGGAGCCAGGGCATGGTGCCCATCGACACCGTCGACGTGGCCGAGCGTGAGCGCGGGGTGCCCGTCACCGTGTCGCGGTCCAGCCGGCTGGACTGGGACGGCCTGCGTGCCAAGGTGCGCGGCGGCATGCGCAACGCCACCCTCATGGCCATTGCCCCGACGGCGTCCATCGGCCTGGTGGCCGGCACCACCCCCGGTCTGGACCCGCGGTTCTCGCAGCTGTTCAGCCGGGCCACCAGCTCCGGCAAGTTCCTCGAGGTCAACCCCAACCTGGTGGCTGCTCTCAAAGCGCGCGGGCTGTGGGAGGAAGTGCGTGAGGACCTGCTGCGCGCACAGGGCGACGTGGCGGCGCTGCCAGCGGTCCCGGCCGACCTCAAGGCCGTCTACAAGACGTCGTTCCAGCTCTCCCCGTACGCGTTCATCGAGGTCGCGGCGCGGGCACAGAAGTGGATCGACCAGGCGATCAGCCGGAACATGTACCTCGAGACCCGTGACATCGGCGACATGGTGGACATCTACTCCGCGGCCTGGGCCAAGGGCGTGAAGACCACCTACTACCTGCACGTGAAGCCACGGCACACGGCTGAGCAGAGCACCGTCCGAGTGAACAAGTCCGAGTCGCTGGTCGGCACCGGTGGTGGGACGGCGCCGTCGCCTGGTTCCCGGCGAGGCTTCGGCGCCGCCACCCGGCCCGCGCCGCCGCTCCCGGTTGATCTTGGAGAAACCGCGGAATCCCCGTCCGATTCGTCCCAGTTGATTCCGCGAGAACTCCAAGATCAACCGAACGGGAGGGGAGCGGGAGCCGAACTGGACGTCGTCGACACCGGTCACGACGCAGTCGCCTGCCCCGTCGACCCGCAGGAACGCCTGCAGTGCGAGTCCTGCCAGTGA
- a CDS encoding EamA family transporter translates to MTPSHARPAMIWTALIAVYVVWGSTYLGIRIMVEADMPPLLGMGARFLAAGLLLAGFIAVRHGPNRLRVTGRELRGAATMGLLLLVLGNGMVAVAEQTVPSGLAALIVAAVSLWFVLLQVAGGQRPPAMTWTGVLIGLVGVGVISLPRGGIDGVEPWGMLVLLFATVSWACGSYFSPRLGLPRNALVASAYEMLAAGVLLTLASVATGEAAGFDPGAVPARGWLALLYLIVIGSIVGYTAYGYALANAPLSLVGTYAYVNPVVAVLLGWAILSEPVTAVVLGGGALVVGGVTLVVSSERPARRAKARDRAAEVTSV, encoded by the coding sequence GTGACGCCCTCGCATGCCCGGCCGGCCATGATCTGGACGGCGCTCATCGCCGTCTATGTGGTGTGGGGATCGACCTATCTCGGCATCCGGATCATGGTCGAGGCCGACATGCCGCCGCTGCTCGGCATGGGCGCCCGCTTCTTGGCGGCCGGGCTGCTGCTCGCCGGCTTCATCGCCGTGCGGCACGGACCGAACCGGCTGCGGGTCACCGGCCGCGAACTGCGCGGCGCGGCCACCATGGGCCTCCTGCTGCTCGTGCTGGGCAACGGCATGGTCGCGGTCGCGGAACAGACGGTGCCCAGCGGCCTGGCCGCGCTCATCGTCGCCGCCGTGTCGCTGTGGTTCGTCCTGCTGCAGGTAGCCGGCGGGCAACGGCCCCCGGCCATGACCTGGACCGGGGTTCTCATCGGGCTCGTCGGTGTCGGCGTCATCAGCCTGCCGCGCGGCGGAATCGACGGTGTCGAACCGTGGGGCATGCTCGTGCTGCTGTTCGCGACGGTGTCGTGGGCCTGCGGGTCCTACTTCTCCCCACGACTCGGCCTGCCCCGCAACGCGCTGGTGGCATCGGCCTACGAGATGCTCGCCGCAGGTGTCCTGCTGACGCTGGCGTCGGTCGCGACCGGCGAAGCCGCGGGGTTCGACCCCGGCGCCGTGCCGGCCCGCGGCTGGCTGGCGCTGCTCTACCTCATAGTCATCGGATCGATCGTGGGCTACACCGCCTACGGATACGCGCTCGCCAACGCGCCGCTGTCGCTGGTGGGCACCTATGCCTACGTCAACCCGGTGGTCGCCGTGCTGCTCGGCTGGGCGATCCTCTCCGAGCCGGTGACGGCGGTGGTGCTGGGCGGCGGCGCGCTGGTGGTGGGCGGGGTGACGCTCGTGGTCAGCAGTGAGCGACCGGCCAGACGGGCGAAGGCCCGGGATCGGGCGGCGGAGGTCACCAGCGTGTGA